The Brassica napus cultivar Da-Ae chromosome C7, Da-Ae, whole genome shotgun sequence genomic interval CTTTCATGGTGGATATATATTCAAGCGCATTGGTGACCTTCTCTTGGTGAAGGTCAGTGTTCAACGACCAAAACAAACTGGAAACTTGTGCTACACCAAACAAAATTCAACTGAAGAAGGAATAAAAGCTAACAAAATGGTGAGTGCTCAGGTTCAGGTAGCAAAGAATGTAAATATACCGTGGCTTCGAAGATCTGTTAAAAGACCAGAAACTAATGGCATGGATGAATGTCTTAGCAGCTCATTCACCTGATtcaaccaaaaatatatatcatcgtTAATCTCATATCTAAAACTCCAAAGAGAGGATTTGCTTACCGAATCAATGGCAACAGAGAAACGTGTCTTCCCATCTCCAACCATCTCTACAGCAAAAAGGAATCAACTTTAACCTCAAATCATCCTCTAAATTGAAAAACATGATGCAAAAAAGTTACCTCTCCCTGCATCAATGACTGAAGAGAAAAGTCTCTTCAAGTCACTAACACACTTATTTAACTTAACTAAACTTGGACCTTCAGTAACACCAGTGGAAGGTTGATCAATCCAGCCTAGTGGATCGGTGTAACAATCCAGAACACGAATCCTTcagaaaccaaaaaccaaaaaccaaaaaccaatgaTTAGACAGCCTTAAACAATTATCAACAGATAGTATCAAACTCACCATTTAGAGGATGAAGAGACAACGATTCCTCTTTGCTTCAAGAACTGCAAATAGAAGGAAGGGCTCCGAGAGAATGTGACCAGCACGAGGCCTCTGCATAGCAACGAAGATTTTATGAAAACACGAtagtgaaggaaaaagagattGAATTTTAGTGTTTCGAGGATGTACTCCGACTTGGATTTTCCAGCCAGGATTGATGAAGATAGATTCGCGAGGAGATAGCAGGAGACGTCGAGGGCGAAAGGTGAAACTACAGTTTCCTCTATGGTGAGAGCTGGCGCGAGCTCGCCTTCTTCGCCTCCGTCTCTTAGCTTTCTGAAAATCGAATCCGCCATTGCTGAGAGGCTCTCCTCCGGTCAAAGAAAAGCTTGGAACCTCAAAAGGTGATGAGAAGGGAGCAAGAATACAACTTAAAAGGCTTTTTGGGCTTTATGACTTAGCCCAAATGGGCTTCATAAGTATTCGATGTGAAGCAAACAGCGTGTCGTTCTTAACGgctaaaaaatgttttatctgCCTCGCAAAGAAACAAAATCACAAAGGGGAGCGGCGAGGAAGCAAGCAGTCTTTTAGGCTTTATAAAATAGCCAAATGGGCTTCTTAAGCACTCAATGTCAAACAAAACAGCGTGTCGTTTCTTCACGCCTAAAAAAACATCTTCCATTTTATCTGCTTCTCAATAAAGAGGGAGTTGGGGAGTGATCTTTATCCGCCGGCGAACCGTCGCAATACCCTCTTTTCTTTTCGCCGGAAATCAAGGTACATATTGTTCTTCTATAGGGATCCCTCGCTATTTTCTTCTCCTCTTGTCTAGTGCAATGAACCATTTGCAAATCTTTTGTGCTTCTTTCTCATTTTGATTTCGATATCGATTAGATTGGGGGAGAAGTAGATGtgttcttttgaatgggattaGTGGGTTTGATTTGCATTTGTTCTCTTATAGTAATATTGCACGGAAAGTGTTCGACGTATTTACTTGTTAACTCATCGCTTGTTTCCACGTCTCCTGGATGGTTtgtgataaatatatatatgaaccaaATAATACTTTCTTTTGAGCATGTTTAGTGCCAAGGGTACTGTTCCTTGTGTGGATCTCTCCCCTTTTTCTCCTCTTGCTACTGCATTGAACTAGTTGCAAATGAGGAGAACTAACTGTGTtcatgtgaaaaaaaaaaaaaaaaaaaaaaaaaaaaaaaaaaaaaattgggttaaTTGGattgttttgcattttttaCTCTTGTCGTAATAATATTGCACGGAAAGTGTTAGACGTATTTCCTGGTTAGCTCATCACTTGTTTCCACGTCTCTTGAATGATTTGTGAATGAAATAATACTTCCTTCGACATGTTTAGACAACTTCGATTCTTTGTGTGATTGAGGGCTAGAGAGACGGAAGTTGCTGCCTTTCTTTGTCTATGAGAGTTGATCTAAGCACCCTTTTGTTTTCTAATTGTAAAAcccttttttcttaaaaaaaaacacttggcGATTCAGACAAGTTAAGATAGACAGGTACTTCTTGTGGCAAGCTCTCATCTGTAGGCAAAAAAACGGGAAGATGGAGGCAAAATTCTTTAGGTTCTTGAAGATTGTTGGAGTTGGATACAAAGCCAGAGCTGAGGAAGCAGGGCGTTTCTTATACCTTAAGCTGGGTTACAGTCACGAAGTCGAACTCGCGGTTCCTCCTGCTGTTCGTGTCTTCTGTTTCAAGAACAATGTGGTTTGCTGCACTGGAATCGACAAGGACAGGGTGCACCAGTTTGCTGCCACAGTCAGGAGTTGCAAACCTCCTGAAGTTTACAAGGGAAAAGGCATCATGTATGTCGACGAAGTTGTTAAGAAGAAGGTTGGAAAGAAGTCGAAATGATCTTTCCTTCTTTTTCTATGCTTATTACCATTCTCCTTTACGGAGAATTTTGGTGATAGATTTGGAATTTGCTTATCAGTAATAAGTTGTACTTGGATGTATGAAACATCATTTTTGTTGTTAAGTCACTTTGAATCAAACAAGATTAGAAGATTTTGTCTTCAAACGTATATGTATGTTTGTAGAATCATTTGGTACAATTAAAACCGAAAGAAAAGCTAATATGGGGAGATATGAAGTCTCTTGAGTAGAATCAAGACAGTGGTAATAAATAGACAGGTTCTATATGTGGTGTGTCTGGAAAAGTGAATCTTCGGTACTTGAGGAGCACAAAAATTAATCAAGCATGTAAATTCTGGAGGCAATGTCTTGAACCAACCAATCGAATCCTTCCAACAATCCTTCACCTGTGTATGCGCTGCAACCCACGATTTTCCAGTGCCTGCTCTTATCCATGGACTCTAAGTTTAGCACCTGCACAAGCAAGAAGATGAAACTCTGTTTAGCACAAAGTACAACACAAACATATCTCACTTCACCCACTAATCCTCACTGAAACTAAGTAAAGTACCTCCTTAGATTCAAGGCTCATATGACTGAGAttgattttttcatttattcttTGGTTTTTTACACAAATCAAAATTAGAAGTAAAAAAGTTTTTTGtctgaataaattttacattcattcgaaaaaagaaacaaagattaACCCTTTCACACATATCTCATTTAACCGACTAAGCCTCACTGAAATCTAGATAGATAGAACCTTTCAAGACAAAGAGATAAAACACAATAACAATTACTATATACACATAAGAGTTTCAAAACACTTACTTTGCCAATCTCTTCAGGTGTAAGAGCACCTTGAATATCCTGCTTATTTG includes:
- the LOC106432753 gene encoding 60S ribosomal protein L6, mitochondrial → MEAKFFRFLKIVGVGYKARAEEAGRFLYLKLGYSHEVELAVPPAVRVFCFKNNVVCCTGIDKDRVHQFAATVRSCKPPEVYKGKGIMYVDEVVKKKVGKKSK
- the LOC106432735 gene encoding elongator complex protein 5-like isoform X3, with amino-acid sequence MADSIFRKLRDGGEEGELAPALTIEETVVSPFALDVSCYLLANLSSSILAGKSKSEGLVLVTFSRSPSFYLQFLKQRGIVVSSSSKWIRVLDCYTDPLGWIDQPSTGVTEGPSLVKLNKCVSDLKRLFSSVIDAGREMVGDGKTRFSVAIDSVNELLRHSSMPLVSGLLTDLRSHAQVSSLFWSLNTDLHQEKVTNALEYISTMKANLEPFCPSPDGKRNALENLFLAHQDFGKGRFHVRFKLRKGRVRVMSEEYHVDQTGINLSPISSAESVIAATKSLIPKVHFNLQLSEKERVEKEKVVLPFEHQDHGKSTEIYDGRRTLADGKTEATPLSSGELQADVVSSGKGGEIIYFRDSDDEHPDSDEDPDDDLDI
- the LOC106432735 gene encoding elongator complex protein 5-like isoform X4, translated to MADSIFRKLRDGGEEGELAPALTIEETVVSPFALDVSCYLLANLSSSILAGKSKGLVLVTFSRSPSFYLQFLKQRGIVVSSSSKWIRVLDCYTDPLGWIDQPSTGVTEGPSLVKLNKCVSDLKRLFSSVIDAGREMVGDGKTRFSVAIDSVNELLRHSSMPLVSGLLTDLRSHAQVSSLFWSLNTDLHQEKVTNALEYISTMKANLEPFCPSPDGKRNALENLFLAHQDFGKGRFHVRFKLRKGRVRVMSEEYHVDQTGINLSPISSAESVIAATKSLIPKVHFNLQLSEKERVEKEKVVLPFEHQDHGKSTEIYDGRRTLADGKTEATPLSSGELQADVVSSGKGGEIIYFRDSDDEHPDSDEDPDDDLDI
- the LOC106432735 gene encoding elongator complex protein 5-like isoform X1 — encoded protein: MADSIFRKLRDGGEEGELAPALTIEETVVSPFALDVSCYLLANLSSSILAGKSKSEGLVLVTFSRSPSFYLQFLKQRGIVVSSSSKWIRVLDCYTDPLGWIDQPSTGVTEGPSLVKLNKCVSDLKRLFSSVIDAGREMVGDGKTRFSVAIDSVSKSSLWSFRYEINDDIYFWLNQVNELLRHSSMPLVSGLLTDLRSHAQVSSLFWSLNTDLHQEKVTNALEYISTMKANLEPFCPSPDGKRNALENLFLAHQDFGKGRFHVRFKLRKGRVRVMSEEYHVDQTGINLSPISSAESVIAATKSLIPKVHFNLQLSEKERVEKEKVVLPFEHQDHGKSTEIYDGRRTLADGKTEATPLSSGELQADVVSSGKGGEIIYFRDSDDEHPDSDEDPDDDLDI
- the LOC106432735 gene encoding elongator complex protein 5-like isoform X2; its protein translation is MADSIFRKLRDGGEEGELAPALTIEETVVSPFALDVSCYLLANLSSSILAGKSKGLVLVTFSRSPSFYLQFLKQRGIVVSSSSKWIRVLDCYTDPLGWIDQPSTGVTEGPSLVKLNKCVSDLKRLFSSVIDAGREMVGDGKTRFSVAIDSVSKSSLWSFRYEINDDIYFWLNQVNELLRHSSMPLVSGLLTDLRSHAQVSSLFWSLNTDLHQEKVTNALEYISTMKANLEPFCPSPDGKRNALENLFLAHQDFGKGRFHVRFKLRKGRVRVMSEEYHVDQTGINLSPISSAESVIAATKSLIPKVHFNLQLSEKERVEKEKVVLPFEHQDHGKSTEIYDGRRTLADGKTEATPLSSGELQADVVSSGKGGEIIYFRDSDDEHPDSDEDPDDDLDI